The Benincasa hispida cultivar B227 chromosome 9, ASM972705v1, whole genome shotgun sequence genome has a segment encoding these proteins:
- the LOC120086328 gene encoding ubiquitin-conjugating enzyme E2 5B-like isoform X1 codes for MQEIQKTSCSVARGLYPALQGVMASKRIAKELKDLQKDPPVSCSAGPVGQNMFHWQATIMGPADSPYAGGLFSVNIHFPPDYPFKPPKVSFKTKVYHPNINNNGSICLDILKEQWSPALTVSKVLLSICSLLTDPNPDDPLVPEIAHMYKNDRAKYESNARSWTQKYAMG; via the exons ATGCAAGAAATTCAG AAGACATCTTGCTCCGTAGCTAGAGGCCTTTACCCTGCTCTACAAGGTGTGATGGCTTCCAAACGAATTGCCAAGGAGTTAAAAGACCTGCAAAAGGACCCTCCAGTTTCTTGCAGTGCTG GTCCTGTTGGTCAAAACATGTTTCACTGGCAAGCAACTATTATGGGTCCAGCAGACAGTCCTTATGCTGGGGGTTTATTTTCAGTGAACATTCACTTTCCACCAGATTATCCCTTTAAACCACCAAAG GTTTCCTTTAAAACCAAAGTCTATCACCCTAACATTAACAACAATGGAAGTATCTGCCTTGACATTTTGAAAGAGCAATGGAGCCCTGCTCTTACTGTTTCCAAG GTGTTATTGTCAATATGCTCACTGCTAACAGACCCGAATCCAGACGATCCATTGGTGCCAGAGATAGCTCACATGTACAAAAATGACCGAGCCAAGTATGAAAGTAACGCCCGATCTTGGACTCAGAAATATGCCATGGGCTAA
- the LOC120086328 gene encoding ubiquitin-conjugating enzyme E2 5B-like isoform X2 — MASKRIAKELKDLQKDPPVSCSAGPVGQNMFHWQATIMGPADSPYAGGLFSVNIHFPPDYPFKPPKVSFKTKVYHPNINNNGSICLDILKEQWSPALTVSKVLLSICSLLTDPNPDDPLVPEIAHMYKNDRAKYESNARSWTQKYAMG; from the exons ATGGCTTCCAAACGAATTGCCAAGGAGTTAAAAGACCTGCAAAAGGACCCTCCAGTTTCTTGCAGTGCTG GTCCTGTTGGTCAAAACATGTTTCACTGGCAAGCAACTATTATGGGTCCAGCAGACAGTCCTTATGCTGGGGGTTTATTTTCAGTGAACATTCACTTTCCACCAGATTATCCCTTTAAACCACCAAAG GTTTCCTTTAAAACCAAAGTCTATCACCCTAACATTAACAACAATGGAAGTATCTGCCTTGACATTTTGAAAGAGCAATGGAGCCCTGCTCTTACTGTTTCCAAG GTGTTATTGTCAATATGCTCACTGCTAACAGACCCGAATCCAGACGATCCATTGGTGCCAGAGATAGCTCACATGTACAAAAATGACCGAGCCAAGTATGAAAGTAACGCCCGATCTTGGACTCAGAAATATGCCATGGGCTAA
- the LOC120086745 gene encoding histidinol-phosphate aminotransferase, chloroplastic, whose protein sequence is MGVINISNPTQCLVKLKTNFPASEASRRPNCSVAGRRKWAVAMTSQIPVEHVQETQQSLTGDSFIRPHLRKLSPYQPILPFEVLSTHLGRKPEDIIKLDANENPYGPPPDVLEALGTMKFPYVYPDPESRQLRAALAIDSGLESEYILVGCGADELIDLIMRCVLDPGDKIIDCPPTFTMYEFDAAVNGALVIKVPRKPDFSLNVDLIKDVVDKEKPKCIFLTSPNNPDGSVISDEDLLKILDLPILVVLDEAYIEFSSIESKMQWVKKYENLIILRTFSKRAGLAGLRVGYGAFPLSIIEYLWRAKQPYNVSVAAEIAACAALQNPTYLEKVKNALVQERERLYNLLKDVPFLNPYPSHSNFILCEVTSGKDAKKLKEDLAKMGVMIRHYDKKELKGYVRVTAGKPEHTDALMDCLRRLS, encoded by the exons ATGGGTGTGATCAATATTTCAAACCCCACCCAGTGCCTGGTTAAATTGAAGACGAACTTTCCTGCATCCGAGGCATCGCGTCGACCCAATTGCTCAGTTGCAGGTAGAAGGAAGTGGGCTGTTGCTATGACATCTCAAATTCCAGTAGAACACGTCCAGGAGACTCAACAAAGCTTGACTGGTGACTCTTTTATTCGTCCCCATTTGAGAAAATTGTCTCCTTATCAGCCTATTCTCCCTTTTGAG GTTTTGTCCACGCATCTTGGAAGGAAGCCTGAGGACATTATAAAATTAGATGCAAATGAAAATCCTTATGGTCCTCCCCCTGAC GTTCTCGAAGCCTTGGGAACAATGAAATTTCCATATGTCTATCCTGATCCTGAAAGTCGTCAATTGCGAGCAGCACTTGCCATAGACTCTGGTCTTGAATCTGAGTATATTCTTGTGGGATGTGGTGCAGATGAGCTCATTGATCTGATTATGCG ATGTGTGTTGGACCCTGGTGATAAAATTATAGACTGCCCTCCTACCTTCACGATGTATGAATTTGATGCTGCTGTTAATGGTGCTCTTGTCATTAAAG TTCCAAGGAAGCCAGACTTTTCCTTGAATGTGGATCTCATCAAAGATGTTGTTGATAAGGAAAAACCAAAGTGCATATTCCTCACGTCTCCTAATAACCCAGATGGGAG TGTAATTAGTGATGAAGATCTCTTGAAAATTCTTGACCTCCCCATACTAGTTGTTCTCGATGAAGCATATatagagttttcttcaattgaATCAAAGATGCAGTGGGTGAAGAAATATGAAAACTTGATTATACTTCGAACTTTCAGCAAAAGAGCAG GTTTAGCTGGACTTCGTGTGGGATATGGAGCATTTCCTTTGAGTATCATTGAATATCTTTGGCGAGCAAAGCAACCTTATAATGTGTCTGTTGCTGCTGAAATTGCTGCATGTGCAGCCTTGCAGAACCCCACCTACTTGGAG AAGGTAAAAAATGCCCTGGTACAAGAACGTGAAAGGTTGTACAATCTTCTAAAGGATGTGCCATTTTTAAATCCATATCCTAGTCACTCTAATTTCATCCTTTGCGAGGTGACTTCAGGAAAGGATGCGAAGAAATTGAAG GAGGACCTGGCAAAAATGGGGGTAATGATTCGTCACTACGACAAGAAAGAGTTAAAAGGCTATGTTCGTGTGACTGCCGGGAAGCCCGAACACACAGATGCTTTGATGGACTGCCTTCGACGCCTATCATAA